The DNA window CGGCGCCCCAGGCTGCCGGACCCTCGCAAGCCGCACCCGCGCCCAACACCGCGAGCCCGTCGGGCGCGGGAGCCGGCGCGCCCAAACCGAATCAGCACGGGCCGGGCCCGGCCAACTGATCAGGCCCCCCTCCCACACGCCTACACTCGGCGGTGATGTCCCGCCATAACTCTTCTGACTCAGCAGCCGACCTGAACGCGGCTATCCGCACCGCCCTGGGCAAGGTGATCGACCCCGAACTGCGGCGTCCGATCACCGAACTCGGGATGGTCAAGAGCATCGACACCGAGCCGGACGGCGCGGTGCACGTCGCGATCTACCTCACCACCGCCAGCTGCCCGAAGAAAACCGAGATCAGTGACCGCGTCAGCCAGGCGGTCTCCGACGTGCCGGGTACCGGCGCGGTCAAAGTCACCTTGGACGTAATGAACGACGAGCAGCGAACCGAGTTGCGCAAGCAGTTGCGCGGTGATGCCCGCGAGCCCGTTATCCCCTTCGCGCAACCGAATTCGCTGACGCGGGTCTACGCCGTCGCGTCCGGGAAGGGCGGCGTCGGCAAGTCCACCGTCACGGTCAACCTGGCCGCGTCGATGGCGGCCCGCGGCCTGTCGGTCGGAGTGCTGGACGCCGATATCCACGGCCATTCCATCCCCCGGATGATGGGCACCACCGAGCGGCCCACCCAGGTCGAGTCAATGATCCTGCCGCCCATCGCGCACGAGGTGCGTGTCATCTCCATCGCGCAATTCACCCAGGGCAACACCCCGGTGGTATGGCGCGGGCCAATGCTGCACCGGGCGCTGCAGCAGTTCCTGGCCGACGTCTATTGGGGCGATCTGGACGTGCTGCTGCTCGACCTGCCGCCGGGCACCGGCGACATCGCCATCTCGGTGGCGCAGCTGATTCCGAAC is part of the Mycobacterium mantenii genome and encodes:
- a CDS encoding Mrp/NBP35 family ATP-binding protein, with translation MSRHNSSDSAADLNAAIRTALGKVIDPELRRPITELGMVKSIDTEPDGAVHVAIYLTTASCPKKTEISDRVSQAVSDVPGTGAVKVTLDVMNDEQRTELRKQLRGDAREPVIPFAQPNSLTRVYAVASGKGGVGKSTVTVNLAASMAARGLSVGVLDADIHGHSIPRMMGTTERPTQVESMILPPIAHEVRVISIAQFTQGNTPVVWRGPMLHRALQQFLADVYWGDLDVLLLDLPPGTGDIAISVAQLIPNAEILVVTTPQLAAAEVAERAGSIALQTRQRVVGVVENMSGLTLPDGTTLQVFGEGGGQQVAERLSRAVGADVPLLGQIPLDPELVAAGDSGTPLVLSAPDSPVGKALRGVADSLSSRKRGLAGVSLGLDPTRR